The Microcystis panniformis FACHB-1757 region GCGACCTGACAACCGTACAATAGAATACGATTAATCTTTGCCCAACTCTGTAACTGTTGGCGGTAATCGTAAATATTTGTTAAATTGAGTTGACAATTCCCTAAATATAAGCATCCAGGCGCACCATGGGAAACCAGGTGAATGGTGGTAATCTGGGGATTTTGTTGTAAAAAAGCGGATATTTGTTCGATTCCGTCTTGATTGGCAGAGAGAATAACGGTGGCGACTTCTGGAATTACTCCAGCTTGGAGACTTTGATAATCGGTGACACCAGCATCGAGGAAAACTACGGACTGGTTGAGATTAGTTTGGCGAGACATAATGCAAGGGTTCCTGGTAAGTGGTGTAGGGTGGACATTGCCCACAAGCTGCTTTAATATTATTTATTCAGTCGAGTCAGCCTGTTTTCCGCAACCGCAGCCAGTCTAGGTTAGGCTTGAAGACTGTCAAACCATCAATTAATCGTTTCTACCATCTTGAGAGCGTTTTTTTCTACCGTCAATAGAATATAAAATATGCTTATTTTTTTTTTTTTTTTCATCAGGTTTATTCATGAATCAGAGAAAATCAAATTAAATTCGGTGCGGTTAAACCCTGATTTCTTGTATTATCCACCTGATTAACTTGAACCAAGCCATCAGCTTGAGCAAAATTAAACAAACTATCGTAAACAGCAGAAAGGCTCGGCAAAAGAGAAGAAGTAATGACGTTAACTGCAAAAGATTAATGCGACTATTTTGTGCAAACAATCGCCAATTTTTCAAGACTTCCATAACATAAATTAACATTATATACAGAAAACGGGTTCCTTTGAGAAACCCGTTTTCTAGATATTAGGACAAGATTATTGGATTCTTGCCAAAGACTGCCTAAATTCTGCGAGAGAATTAGCGGTAGCTGCTAATTTTAGTAGCTCTTCTAAGATAGTAGGGTTAGTCATTTTGCCGATTATCTCTTCAATTTCTGAAGAAATCTGTCCAAACCGCACAGTTAAAACTGTTTTTATGTCATCACGGCTTTTTTCTAGCACCCCAATTTCCTTACCAATTTCCTTGCCTATTTCTTTACCGCGTTCTATTCCTCGTAACTCCATATTACTCATTAAAGGCATGGTTCTTTCCTCCTCAAATTGTTTGATTTTACTCTCTAAACTTGACTGCAATTCAGGGGATAAAGTCATCATATTGTCGATGATTTCAAACAGTTTAATTATCTGTTCTCTCTCGAACTCCTTTTCATATAATCCCCTGATTAACCTCCACTTCCACTGTTCCCGTTCTGGCAGCTTCCCAGTAGTCGCTTTTGTTTTCAGGTGTGCCATCACTATTATAGCAAAGGGATTACTACTTGCCTCTAGTTCTGACCATCTTTCCTCATAGTCCAGTAATTTAACTGTTGGGAATTTGAGGCTGACTTCACAACCAGCGATGGTATAATTATAGGAATCTGGTCGCCAATTTACTCGTTCATCTCCTAATATAGCGAGACTGATAACCGGTTTCTGATACAAATCAAAGGCCCGATAGTTATAAATATACATCCTCTGAGGGAAATTTTCTTCGTATTGACTTTGAATTTCAATATGAATCAAAATCCAGACTTCTTCACCCCTGAGTAACCAGACTTTATAAAGTTTGTCAGCGAAACGTTTTTTTGTCTTAGCTGAAGCGGTAATCCGTTTGAGTTCTTTTTCCAGGGATTCGGGAATTTTTGTCCAATCAATCAATTGGTGAACTTCAGGAAAAAAGAAGTATAAAAACGCTTCAAAATATTCGCTTAATGCTTCTTTCCAGGGTTCATCATAATTGGCAGTTGTTTGGTTCATTGGAGAAGAAAATTACTGAGACTATTGTTCTAAAAGTTGATGCAACTCATCAAAAGAATTAACGGTTAATGCCGATTTCAGTAACTCGTCTAAAATCGATAATACAGCAATTTTATCAACAGCTTGCTCAATTTCTATTGGAATGTCACCCAATCGCGTTTTCAGCACCGTTTTAATATAGTTACGAGCCTTTTCTAACGCTCCAATTTCCTTACCAATTTCTTTACCAATTTCCTTGCCTATTTCTTTACCGCGTTCTATCCCTCGTAACTCCCCAATTTCCTTACCAATTTCCTTGCCTATTTCTTTACCGCGTTCGATTCCTCGTAACTCCATATTACTCATTAAAGGCATGGTTCTTTCCTCCTCAAATTGTTTGATTTTACTCTCTAAACTTGACTGCAATTCAGGGGATAAAGTCATCATATTGTCGATGATTTCAAACAGTTTACTAAGTAAGGTAGGTATTACCCACCCTACTTATTTATGATGATACTAAAAGACTTCCTACACTCCTCAAAAGAATTTACTATAAGTGCGGCTTTTAACATCTCTTCTAAAACCGAAATAACTGAAGCATCATTGAGACATTGTCCAATATCTCCAGGGATATCGCCTAGTCGGTTTTCCAAAACTTTTTTCACAAAATCACGAGCATTTTCTAACGCTCCAATTTCTTTACCAATTTCCTTACCGATTTCCTTACCGCGTTCGATTCCTCGTAACTCCATATTACTCATTAAAGGCATGGTTCTTTCCTCCTCAAATTGTTTGATTTTACTCTCTAAACTTGACTGTAATTCAGGGGATAAAGTCATCATATTGTCGATGATTTCAAACAGTTTAATTATCTGTTCCCTCTCGAACTCCTTTTCATATAATCCCCTGATTAACTTCCACTTCCACTGTTCCCGTTCTGGCAGCTTCCCAGTAGTCGCTTTTGTTTTCAGGTGTGCCATGACTATTATAGCAAAGGGATTGCTGCTTGCTTCCAATTAGTCACTGATAACTGATAACTGATAACTGATAACTGAATAGAGTTTGTCAGCAAAACGTTTTTTTGTCTTAGCTGAAGCGGTAATCCGTTTGAGTTCTTTTTCTAGGGATTCGGGAATTTTTGTCCAATCAATTAATTGGTGAACTTCAGGAAAAAGAAGTATAAAAACGCTTCAAAATACTCGCTTAATGCTTCTTTCCAGGGTTCATCATAATTGGCGGTTGTTTGGTTCATTGGAGAAGAAAATTAGTGAGACTATTGTTCTAAAAGTTGATGCAACTCATCAAAAGAATTAACGGTTAATGCCGATTTCAGTAACTCGTCTAAAATCGATAATACAGAAATTTTATCAACAGCTTGCTCAATTTCTATTGGAATATCACCCAATCGCGTTTTCAGCACCGTTTTAACATAGTTACGAGCATTTTCTAACGCTCCAATTTCCTTACCAATTTCCTTACCAATTTCCTTACCAATTTCCTTACCAATTTCCTTGCCTATTTCTTTACCGCGTTCTATCCCTCGTAACTCCCCAATTTCCTTACCAATTTCCTTACCGCGTTCGATTCCTCGTAACTCCATATTACTCATTAAAGGCATGGTTCTTTCCTCCTCAAATTGTTTGATTTTACTTTCTAAACTTGACTGTAATTCAGGGGATAAAGTCATCATATTGTCGATGATTTCAAACAGTTTAATTATCTGTTCCCTCTCGAACTCCTTTTCATACAATCCCCTGATTAACTTCCACTTCCACTGTTCCCGTTGTGGCAGCTTCCCAGTAGTTGCTTTTGTTTTCAGGTGTGCCATGACTATTATAGCAAAAGGATTGCTACTTGCTTCTAGTTCTGACCATCTTTCCTCATAGTCCAGTAATTTAACCGTTGGGAATTTCAGACTCACTTCACAGCCGGCGATAGTATAATTATAGGAATCTGGTCGCCAATTTACTCGTTCATCTCCTAAAATTGCCAGACTGATAACCGGTTTCTGATACAAATCAAAGGCACGATAGTTATAAATATACATCCTCTGAGGGAAATTTTCTTCGTATTGGCTTTGAATTTCAATATGAATCAAAATCCAGACTTCTTCACCCCTGAGTAACCAAACTTTATAAAGTTTGTCAGCAAAACGTTTTTTTGTTTTAGAGGAAGCGGTAATCCGTTTGAGTTCTTTTTCTAGGGATTCGGGAATTTTTGTCCAATCAATCAATTGGTGAACTTCAGGAAAAAAGAAGCATAAAAACGCTTCAAAATACTCGCTTAATGCTTCTTTCCAGGGTTCATCATAATTGGCGGTTGTTGGGTTCATTTGAGTTGTTTGCTTACTCGTAGGCTGTGAAGCGCGATAGCGTAACGCACCGATTTAATAATAGAGGTGAATGGTGCTAATCTGGGGATTTTGTGGTAAAAAAGCGGAGATTTGTTCGATTCCGTCTTGATTGGGAGAGAGAATAACGGTGGCGACTCCTGGAATTACTCCAGCTTGGAGACTTTGATAATCGGTGACACCAGCATCGAGGAAAACTACGGTAGCGGTTAAACGCTGATTTCTCACACTATTCACCTGATTAGCTTGACTCAAGCCATCAGATTGAGCAAAATTGAACAAAACATCGTCAACAGCAGGAAAGCTCGGCAAAAGGGTAGAAGTCATGACGTTAACCGCAAAAGATTAATGCGACTATTTTATGCAAAGAATCCCAAATCTTTCAAGATACCTGTAACACAAATTAACATTTATTACAAGAAACCGGGTTTCTCAAAGAGTTTCTCAAAGAAACCCGTTTTCTCATTTGTTGGGAAGATGCAATCGCTAACGTCAAAGCTAGGCAGTTAAAGTATTTAACCAACTGATTAAATCTTTAACTGTAGAGAAATCGAATAAAGCTTCTGCTAATGCTTCGACATCATCAATACTTAACTCCATAATTTTAGTTTCCAATGAAGGATTAATCTCCCCTAACTTTCGTTTAAGTTGACGAAGAATCAATGTCTTTTCCCGTTCGATACCTTGTTCGATACCTAGTTCAATACCTTGACGCATCCAACTGGTGGTAATTTGCATAACTCCCTCCTGTACCGGTTGACTAAATGTGCTAATCTCTTCTTGAAATTGTCTCTCTTCCACCGGATTAAGATTGAGATATGTATCAATAAATCCAGAAATTAATTGCATTTTTGCAGGATTTAACTTTAAAGTAATTAACAAGCGCAGACATTCCGCTTTTACCTTGGCTCGCTCTTTCTCGGCAATGTTCATCTTCGCCATCAAAGCTGAAGCAACTGGATTCGTTTGATTGAGAAAATCTCGCCAATTTAATCGATTTAACTGCACTACTTGATAATTAAATTCTAAGACTTTTAAATCGGGAAAATCGACTACATATTGACTAATCGCTGCTCTTTTTGGCTTTGAATAAGAGAAAATGACAATCGGATAAATCGGTAAGACAAATTTCTCATGAAAGCGAGCAAAATAAGTAAACATTCGCCGGTTAAACCACTTGCGGGAACTTTCCTGCGCCTCTACATGAATCAGAAAAAACGATTCTTTTCCGCGAAACTTAACCTGTGCGACTAAATCGCTTTCATGTCTTTCTCCTTCCGTGACATCGGTAAATACTTCTTTGTCTAAAAAAGTAATCGAGTCTCTATCTAAATAATCCATCAATTGAGGAAAAAAATAACTCAATAAATTCGACAAAAAAGGTGGAGATTAACTCCTTAAACAAGCGATCATGGTCAATATTATTAGTCATGTAATATCATCTTAACTAATCTGAGCGATGAATGACTACTCTTCTACATTATATTCTGAAAAGTCGCCTTTGGCAACATATTGTTATGACCTCATCCCTTTAACCTACGAGGAGAGGGGGATGCTTCCCGCAAAAAAACCCGCAGAAAACGGGTTTCTTCGATAAACCCGTTTTCTATTTCCAGGGTTCATCATAATTGATTGTAGGGCTAATTCATGAATTAGCCCTACAGCTATTACTTAGCTATATTCCACTGCTAAATCGAGCGACTCTTGTTCCCCACTTAAGCCCGCCATAAAAGGCCCTATTCGTTGATTAAACACTATTATAGGAAAGATGCAATGCAATCCTTGCTATCAAAGTAATTTCAGTTCCAGGCTGATTCGGAGCATCTTTCAATTTGACAAGGCCGAAAAATCCCCTATCCCCCAATAACTAAAGGAAAGATAAAGTTATCGATCGCCCTCCGGAGCCAGTGTCAGAATAAAAGCAGGGAGATGACCAAGGAAAACCGACAACTCTCCATCTTTTTCCCGTCATCGCCCCTAAAATTTATTTGGTCAAGATTTATGCAAACTGCCAATCCTCGTCAAACGGAGAAAAAAGAGCATCCCAGTGGCGATAAACGCTTCAAAGTCCTCGACATCACCATGAAGCGGGCAGGATATAATCAATCAGCCCTGATTGAAGTCCTGCACAAAGCCCAAGAGGCCTTCGGATTCCTAGAAGAAGATGTTCTCCTCTACGTTGCCCGGGCGCTAAAACTGCCCCTCAGTCGCGTCTATGGGGTAGCAACCTTCTATCATCTCTTTTCCCTGAAACCGGCGGGAAAACACACCTGTATCGTCTGTATGGGGACCGCTTGTTATGTCAAAGGCAGCGGCAAAATCCTCGAAGACATCGAAAACGCCTTTGATGTCAAAGTGGGAGAAACCACCGCCGATGGAGAAATTTCCCTAGTGTCGGCCCGTTGTATCGGGGCCTGTGGGATTGCACCGGCCGTGGTCTTCGATGGAGTCGTGGCCCCAAAACAAGATTCGGAAACTGTCTTGGCGAAACTAAAGAGTTTCTCCCAGTAATTTTTCACTCTAGTGGATTGAGAAAAATATGGACTTACAAGAATTATTGGCAGTGGCCGAGAAAGAAAAAACTAGACAAAAAAGCATCCGGGTGCATTGTTGCACTTCCACCGGTTGCCAAGCTGCTAACTCCCTCCAAATCGAAAAAAACCTCGCCACTGCCGTCAAAGAGGCACACCTAGAGGATACAGTCGAAGTGGTGGGGGTCGGTTGTATGGGTTTTTGTGGTCGCGGTCCGTTGGTGGAAGTGGATCCCCAGGATCTCCTATACGAAGAAGTCACCCCGGAAAGTGCGGCCAGCATTATTGCGGCCTTAAACGGCGGCAAAACCGAGGTGCAATTAGGGGACTCAAAACATCCCTTTTTCTCCCATCAAGTCAAAATTGTCCGGGAAAATAGCGGTAAAATCGATCCCGATCGCATTGAGGAATATATCGCCGTCGGTGGTTATCAATCTCTCTACAAGGCCCTCTACGAGATGACTCCGGCCCAGGTGGTGGAGGAAATCACCAAAAGCGGTTTGCGCGGCCGGGGAGGTGCGGGTTATCCCACCGGTTTAAAATGGGCGACGGTGGCTAAACAACCGGGTAAACAAAAATACGTTATCTGTAATGCCGATGAAGGCGACCCCGGGGCGTTTATGGACCGTAGTGTCTTGGAAAGTGACCCCCATTTAGTCCTGGAAGGAATGGCGATCGCTGCCTATGCTGTGGGGGCGGATCATGGTTATATCTATGTTAGAGCCGAATATCCTCTGGCGATCGATCGTCTGCAAAAAGCGATTAATCAGGCCAAAAAATTTGGTTTAATGGGTTCCCAAGTATTCGAGTCCACTTTCGATTTTAAGGTAGATATCCGCATCGGGGCGGGGGCCTTTGTCTGTGGAGAGGAAACCGCTCTCATCCATTCCATTGAAGGCGGCCGCGGTACTCCCCGCACCCGTCCCCCCTATCCGGCCCAATCGGGTCTCGATGGTTGTCCCACCCTGATTAATAACGTGGAGTCCTACGCTAATATCGCCGCTATTATCCGC contains the following coding sequences:
- a CDS encoding Rpn family recombination-promoting nuclease/putative transposase; amino-acid sequence: MNQTTANYDEPWKEALSEYFEAFLYFFFPEVHQLIDWTKIPESLEKELKRITASAKTKKRFADKLYKVWLLRGEEVWILIHIEIQSQYEENFPQRMYIYNYRAFDLYQKPVISLAILGDERVNWRPDSYNYTIAGCEVSLKFPTVKLLDYEERWSELEASSNPFAIIVMAHLKTKATTGKLPEREQWKWRLIRGLYEKEFEREQIIKLFEIIDNMMTLSPELQSSLESKIKQFEEERTMPLMSNMELRGIERGKEIGKEIGKEIGVLEKSRDDIKTVLTVRFGQISSEIEEIIGKMTNPTILEELLKLAATANSLAEFRQSLARIQ
- a CDS encoding Rpn family recombination-promoting nuclease/putative transposase, whose product is MNPTTANYDEPWKEALSEYFEAFLCFFFPEVHQLIDWTKIPESLEKELKRITASSKTKKRFADKLYKVWLLRGEEVWILIHIEIQSQYEENFPQRMYIYNYRAFDLYQKPVISLAILGDERVNWRPDSYNYTIAGCEVSLKFPTVKLLDYEERWSELEASSNPFAIIVMAHLKTKATTGKLPQREQWKWKLIRGLYEKEFEREQIIKLFEIIDNMMTLSPELQSSLESKIKQFEEERTMPLMSNMELRGIERGKEIGKEIGELRGIERGKEIGKEIGKEIGKEIGKEIGKEIGALENARNYVKTVLKTRLGDIPIEIEQAVDKISVLSILDELLKSALTVNSFDELHQLLEQ
- a CDS encoding DUF4347 domain-containing protein, coding for MTSTLLPSFPAVDDVLFNFAQSDGLSQANQVNSVRNQRLTATVVFLDAGVTDYQSLQAGVIPGVATVILSPNQDGIEQISAFLPQNPQISTIHLYY
- the hoxE gene encoding bidirectional hydrogenase complex protein HoxE — its product is MQTANPRQTEKKEHPSGDKRFKVLDITMKRAGYNQSALIEVLHKAQEAFGFLEEDVLLYVARALKLPLSRVYGVATFYHLFSLKPAGKHTCIVCMGTACYVKGSGKILEDIENAFDVKVGETTADGEISLVSARCIGACGIAPAVVFDGVVAPKQDSETVLAKLKSFSQ
- the nuoF gene encoding NADH-quinone oxidoreductase subunit NuoF; translated protein: MDLQELLAVAEKEKTRQKSIRVHCCTSTGCQAANSLQIEKNLATAVKEAHLEDTVEVVGVGCMGFCGRGPLVEVDPQDLLYEEVTPESAASIIAALNGGKTEVQLGDSKHPFFSHQVKIVRENSGKIDPDRIEEYIAVGGYQSLYKALYEMTPAQVVEEITKSGLRGRGGAGYPTGLKWATVAKQPGKQKYVICNADEGDPGAFMDRSVLESDPHLVLEGMAIAAYAVGADHGYIYVRAEYPLAIDRLQKAINQAKKFGLMGSQVFESTFDFKVDIRIGAGAFVCGEETALIHSIEGGRGTPRTRPPYPAQSGLDGCPTLINNVESYANIAAIIREGAAWYANIGTASSKGTKIFALTGKIRNNGLIEVPMGITLREIVEEMGGGVPDGQVKAVQTGGPSGGCIPANLLDTPVDYESLAKLGSMMGSGGMVVMDDTTSMVEVAKFYMEFCREESCGKCIPCRTGTVQMFELLAKIIARKADIHDLENLEHLCQMVKETSLCGLGQSAPNPILSTLKYFKEEYLALLEEIKHPVSV